A genomic region of Ignavibacteriota bacterium contains the following coding sequences:
- a CDS encoding divalent metal cation transporter: MSKLKTNPAIRNLISALLAVGPGLFLIGYNIGTGSVTTMAKVGAEHGMSLSWALVLSSVFTYILMVAYGKTTIVTGNTALYNIKTHFKHGKLLAVYIMVSLVIGELLALMGIMGIVSDLLNEAVVILFGGKGIGTFVITIFLIVCLYALLWFGQYKLFEKILIVFVMLMGLSFLLVFFLVKPSISEILIGLIPSIPNKSGAYSLIAAIAGTTCSAAVFIMRSTVVAEKGWKIEDLKIEKKDSAVSASIMFLLSFVIMAVSAGTVHVMGISLNNTVDMIQLFEPIGGKIAALILILGIVSAGISTIFPIILIAPWLISDYAGKERNIKSPMYRILGLIGILFGIITQFMNARPPIIMIFSQAFQALILPAVAIPIYILITNKDLMQKYKAGTKMKLGIIAVIIFGFVTSYFAIADLFN; the protein is encoded by the coding sequence ATGAGTAAGTTGAAAACAAATCCAGCAATTAGAAATTTGATTTCAGCACTATTGGCTGTTGGTCCGGGTTTATTTTTAATAGGCTACAATATTGGAACCGGTAGTGTTACAACAATGGCAAAAGTTGGCGCGGAACATGGAATGAGTTTGTCATGGGCATTGGTTTTATCATCAGTTTTTACGTATATCCTAATGGTGGCATATGGAAAAACGACTATTGTTACTGGCAATACCGCATTGTATAATATTAAAACTCACTTTAAGCATGGAAAGTTATTGGCGGTTTACATAATGGTTTCTTTAGTTATTGGCGAGCTATTAGCATTAATGGGAATAATGGGAATTGTTTCGGATTTATTAAATGAAGCGGTTGTGATTTTGTTTGGCGGTAAAGGAATAGGGACTTTTGTAATCACAATTTTTCTAATAGTTTGTTTATATGCACTTCTTTGGTTCGGGCAGTATAAGTTATTTGAAAAAATTTTAATTGTATTTGTAATGTTAATGGGACTTTCATTTCTATTAGTATTCTTTTTAGTCAAACCAAGTATAAGTGAAATTTTAATTGGACTTATTCCATCAATCCCAAATAAATCCGGCGCTTATTCACTGATTGCTGCTATTGCGGGAACTACATGTTCTGCGGCAGTATTTATAATGAGAAGTACTGTTGTCGCCGAAAAAGGATGGAAAATTGAAGATCTCAAAATTGAAAAAAAAGATTCGGCGGTTTCAGCTTCAATTATGTTTTTATTAAGTTTTGTAATTATGGCAGTATCAGCGGGAACTGTACACGTTATGGGCATTAGCTTAAATAACACAGTTGATATGATTCAACTTTTCGAACCGATTGGCGGGAAAATCGCGGCTCTAATTTTAATACTTGGTATTGTCTCAGCAGGAATATCTACAATATTTCCAATAATACTTATAGCGCCTTGGTTAATTAGTGATTATGCCGGAAAAGAAAGAAATATAAAATCGCCAATGTACAGAATACTTGGACTTATTGGAATATTGTTTGGGATAATTACTCAGTTTATGAACGCACGACCGCCAATAATAATGATATTTTCTCAGGCATTTCAAGCTTTAATTCTTCCGGCGGTTGCAATTCCAATTTACATTTTAATTACAAATAAAGATTTAATGCAAAAGTATAAAGCCGGAACAAAAATGAAATTAGGAATAATTGCGGTAATCATATTCGGATTTGTAACAAGCTATTTTGCCATAGCGGATTTATTTAATTAA
- the nagA gene encoding N-acetylglucosamine-6-phosphate deacetylase, which translates to MKKYLNIFLILIFNYTFVSPQTNQIFIKGISPDNNVPIQIYFQNGVIQKIDTIEFSDVKEKYFIAPGLIDIQINGYLGVDFTGPNLNPNEIKNVVNALYKDGITSFLPTIITSDNARIIENFKVLNEALKNHEVSRSIPGFHLEGPFISPLKGFRGAHLEKYIQKPDWDVFLKYQNAADNRIKLVTVAPEISGAVDFIKKLSENNITVALGHHNGNAEQIEAAVNAGAVLSTHLGNGCANEIDRHNNPIWPQLSNDKLNISIIADGYHLTKDEVRTFYKVKGKEKTILISDELDLAGLEPGEYIRGERKVLLTENVIKFPEEDVLAGAASSIKKGIENMIKFTGCTLSDAVKLATENPAELLKLNSIGKIEVGKRANIILFDFIDGKLVIQKTFVDGELVFDKKL; encoded by the coding sequence ATGAAAAAATATTTAAATATTTTTTTAATTCTTATTTTTAATTATACATTTGTTTCTCCGCAAACAAATCAAATTTTTATTAAAGGTATATCGCCGGATAATAATGTACCAATACAAATTTATTTTCAAAATGGAGTAATTCAGAAAATAGATACAATAGAATTTTCTGATGTTAAAGAAAAATATTTCATTGCGCCGGGACTAATAGATATACAAATCAATGGATATCTTGGCGTTGATTTTACCGGACCGAATTTAAACCCAAATGAAATAAAAAATGTAGTTAATGCATTGTACAAAGACGGTATCACTTCATTTTTACCTACAATAATAACCAGCGATAATGCAAGAATTATTGAAAACTTTAAAGTATTAAATGAAGCTCTAAAAAATCATGAAGTCTCAAGATCAATTCCCGGTTTTCATCTCGAAGGTCCGTTTATTTCTCCATTAAAAGGATTTAGAGGAGCGCATCTCGAAAAATATATACAAAAACCTGATTGGGATGTATTTCTTAAATATCAAAACGCCGCTGATAATAGAATTAAATTAGTTACGGTTGCGCCCGAAATTTCCGGCGCGGTTGATTTCATAAAAAAGCTTTCGGAAAATAATATCACAGTAGCATTAGGTCATCATAATGGAAATGCCGAACAGATTGAAGCTGCCGTAAATGCTGGCGCGGTATTATCAACTCATCTTGGAAACGGTTGTGCGAATGAAATAGATAGACATAATAATCCAATTTGGCCGCAGTTATCAAATGATAAATTAAACATATCAATTATTGCCGACGGCTATCATTTGACAAAAGATGAAGTAAGGACATTTTATAAAGTAAAAGGAAAAGAAAAAACTATTTTAATTTCTGATGAACTTGATTTAGCCGGACTTGAACCGGGCGAATATATCAGAGGAGAAAGGAAAGTACTGCTGACTGAAAACGTTATAAAATTTCCTGAAGAAGATGTATTGGCTGGCGCGGCTTCTTCAATTAAAAAAGGGATTGAGAATATGATAAAATTTACCGGCTGTACTTTAAGCGACGCGGTTAAACTTGCGACTGAAAATCCTGCTGAATTGTTGAAGCTAAATTCTATTGGAAAAATTGAAGTCGGTAAAAGAGCCAATATTATATTATTTGATTTTATAGATGGAAAATTAGTAATCCAAAAAACCTTTGTTGATGGCGAATTGGTATTTGATAAAAAATTATGA
- a CDS encoding DUF3748 domain-containing protein gives MSKKIFAVFLILLTIVSCNKMEKVNEVIYIQMHETQLTFSTKNHALDNNDNFSPDGKYLCYDTRATVYNENLANCKSIEKVEISTGKETILWEPPFVTGEKAAPGVAAVSFHPKENKVIFIHGPFLDEVNERGYYDIRNRNGVEVDGEGKGIITKIDLRDIKKQNTIPGAQRGGTHRHEYSRSGNRIGFTYDDFILQNYDRTIGYMEQNDKAPKGYTHYFSVILKPAEKGKSKPGEIEKANDDSWVDSLGTMRTFIGKVRAENGIDYFTDLFVADIPLDVDITTCFSGNEKEYPTPPKGLSIRRLTHGFNASGIVRGSQDGELIVFTAQDKNGTKQLFIIESKGNSKEPIKVTNSESDISNVRWYLNEWIFYLSDGNVFVSNVSKKNFGKTFQLTKDKKERTQLVISQDGKRAAFDIPTETRDAETKLVKDAAGNDMKQIYIMDLDWNKIKANL, from the coding sequence ATGTCGAAAAAAATATTTGCGGTATTCTTAATTTTATTAACAATAGTGAGTTGTAACAAAATGGAAAAAGTAAACGAAGTAATTTATATTCAAATGCATGAAACGCAACTGACATTTAGTACTAAAAACCATGCGTTAGATAACAACGATAACTTTTCCCCTGACGGTAAATATTTATGCTACGATACAAGAGCAACGGTTTACAATGAAAATCTAGCTAATTGTAAATCCATTGAAAAAGTTGAAATTTCTACCGGAAAAGAAACTATACTTTGGGAACCTCCATTTGTTACAGGTGAAAAAGCTGCGCCCGGCGTTGCAGCGGTTTCTTTTCATCCTAAAGAAAATAAAGTGATTTTTATCCATGGACCTTTTCTAGACGAAGTAAATGAACGAGGATATTATGATATAAGAAACAGAAACGGAGTTGAAGTTGACGGAGAAGGAAAGGGAATTATTACAAAAATAGATTTAAGAGATATAAAAAAACAAAATACAATACCTGGTGCGCAAAGAGGCGGAACACATAGACATGAATATTCAAGAAGCGGCAATAGAATAGGATTTACATATGACGATTTCATATTGCAAAATTATGATAGAACAATCGGTTATATGGAACAGAATGATAAAGCTCCCAAAGGCTACACTCATTATTTTTCAGTAATACTTAAACCGGCTGAAAAAGGGAAATCAAAACCGGGTGAAATAGAAAAAGCTAATGATGATTCTTGGGTTGATTCTCTTGGAACAATGAGAACATTTATTGGAAAAGTTAGAGCGGAAAATGGAATTGATTATTTTACGGATCTGTTCGTCGCCGATATTCCGCTTGACGTTGATATAACAACTTGTTTTTCAGGTAATGAAAAGGAATACCCGACTCCGCCCAAAGGCTTATCAATAAGAAGATTAACACATGGCTTTAACGCCAGCGGAATTGTAAGAGGTTCTCAAGATGGTGAACTGATAGTATTTACGGCACAGGATAAAAACGGAACGAAACAATTATTTATTATTGAATCCAAAGGAAATTCAAAGGAGCCGATAAAAGTAACAAACAGCGAATCTGATATTTCAAATGTTAGATGGTATTTAAACGAATGGATATTTTATTTAAGTGATGGAAACGTTTTTGTTTCAAATGTAAGCAAGAAAAATTTTGGAAAAACCTTTCAGTTAACGAAGGATAAAAAAGAGAGAACGCAATTAGTAATATCTCAAGATGGAAAGAGAGCGGCTTTTGATATTCCGACTGAAACTAGAGATGCTGAAACAAAGCTTGTAAAGGATGCCGCAGGAAACGATATGAAGCAAATTTATATTATGGATCTAGATTGGAATAAGATTAAAGCTAATTTATAA
- a CDS encoding glycerophosphodiester phosphodiesterase family protein, with protein MKYIYVLAILLNFIFSACSNLFIPEISSQLEQTLKEFHNPNSNVILIAAHRSMHTKFPENSLAAIKHSIENGVDIIEMDVRRTKDGKLVLMHDSKIDRTTNGSGKLEELTFDETQKFNLITENVNDETYRIPLFEDALNLAKGKIMIDIDIKGAPVKELLKFVNKTETKSQVIFFDSEFEVLDSLLYIDSTLIVMPRAHSMDEVNFIIEKYSPEVIHIDDSFFTHEVINKIKDNGARVWINALGKPDEQALKKDFTGYKSLIEGGANIIQTDLPVELKNYVNGSN; from the coding sequence ATGAAATATATTTACGTACTCGCTATACTATTAAACTTTATTTTTTCCGCTTGCAGCAATTTATTTATTCCTGAAATTTCTTCTCAACTTGAACAAACACTTAAAGAATTTCATAATCCAAATTCTAATGTTATATTGATTGCCGCACATAGATCAATGCATACCAAATTCCCGGAAAATTCTTTGGCTGCCATTAAACATTCAATTGAAAATGGAGTTGATATAATTGAAATGGATGTAAGGAGAACCAAAGATGGAAAATTGGTTCTTATGCATGACAGCAAAATTGACAGAACCACAAACGGGAGTGGAAAGTTAGAAGAATTAACATTTGATGAAACTCAAAAATTTAATTTAATTACAGAAAATGTCAATGACGAAACTTATAGAATTCCTCTTTTTGAGGATGCTCTAAATTTAGCAAAAGGTAAAATTATGATCGATATTGATATAAAAGGAGCTCCGGTAAAAGAGTTACTAAAATTTGTAAACAAAACGGAAACAAAATCACAGGTAATATTCTTTGACAGTGAATTTGAAGTCTTGGATAGTTTGCTATATATTGATTCGACTTTAATTGTAATGCCTAGAGCGCATTCTATGGATGAAGTTAATTTTATAATTGAAAAATATAGCCCGGAAGTTATTCACATTGATGATAGTTTTTTTACACATGAAGTTATAAATAAAATTAAAGATAACGGAGCACGTGTTTGGATAAATGCTTTAGGCAAGCCGGATGAACAAGCATTAAAAAAAGATTTTACCGGCTACAAGAGTTTAATAGAAGGCGGAGCTAATATTATACAAACCGATCTTCCCGTTGAACTCAAAAATTATGTTAACGGCTCAAATTAA
- a CDS encoding ThuA domain-containing protein, giving the protein MANSNAKKVLLVYGGWEGHQPKEFKDLILPWLKEQGFDVTVSNSLDIYADSAKMNQFDLIVQAWTMGQLTGEQEKGLTTAVQNGAGIAGYHGGLGDSFRSNTNYLFMVGGQFAAHPGGQIDFTVNIKNHDDPITKGISDFTVHSEQYYMLVDPGVEVLATTTFSGEHANWTKGVVMPVVWKKSFGKGKVFYSSVGHSMKDFETPEVLEILERGILWAVK; this is encoded by the coding sequence ATGGCAAATTCCAATGCTAAAAAAGTACTTCTAGTATATGGAGGATGGGAAGGTCATCAGCCAAAAGAATTTAAAGATCTGATTCTTCCCTGGCTGAAAGAACAAGGATTTGACGTAACTGTTTCAAATTCATTAGATATATACGCTGATTCGGCAAAAATGAATCAGTTCGATTTAATTGTTCAAGCTTGGACAATGGGACAATTAACGGGCGAACAAGAAAAAGGCTTGACAACAGCAGTCCAAAATGGTGCCGGAATTGCCGGTTATCACGGCGGCTTAGGCGATTCGTTCCGATCAAATACAAATTATTTATTTATGGTTGGCGGCCAATTCGCGGCTCATCCCGGCGGTCAAATTGATTTTACCGTTAATATAAAAAATCATGACGATCCAATAACAAAAGGTATTTCTGACTTTACTGTTCATTCAGAACAGTATTATATGCTTGTTGATCCAGGTGTTGAAGTTTTGGCAACTACAACTTTTTCAGGCGAGCACGCAAACTGGACAAAAGGAGTTGTAATGCCTGTTGTTTGGAAAAAGTCATTCGGCAAAGGCAAAGTTTTCTATTCATCAGTAGGTCATTCAATGAAGGATTTTGAAACTCCGGAAGTTTTGGAGATTTTAGAAAGAGGAATTCTCTGGGCTGTAAAATAA
- a CDS encoding Gfo/Idh/MocA family oxidoreductase: MSDQKYNRRKFIKKSTGTIAALTAFPYIIPSKIIGKDKLIAPSDKIRIGCIGLGWQGPWNMDMFLNESDAVVVAVCDIDKNHLMEGKNQVDTYYGNNDCATYHSYEEIIARNDIDVLSIAVPDHWHAIIAIAALKAGKDVYGEKPLSHNLMEGRAICDTVKEYNRIWQTGSWQRSQNHFRFACELVRNGRIGKVHTVEVGLPSGNSDFGGNDIITDPPKELDYERWLGPAPLAPYASARVHKSWRWNLDYGGGQLLDWIGHHGDIAHWGLGIDNTGPVEISGVGEYPKTGLWNTATRYRVETKYADGLKMILAGGHNDVCNGRSGTKWIGDEGWIWVDRGNSLDASNKLILNDTIKPNEIHLIKSPGHVRNFLDSVRSRQETIAPCENAHRSATPGHLGQIAMLLGRTIKFNPETEEIIDDPVASRLLGRPMRSPYHI, from the coding sequence ATGAGCGATCAAAAATATAACAGAAGAAAATTTATAAAAAAAAGTACTGGAACTATTGCAGCTTTAACAGCATTCCCTTACATAATTCCATCCAAAATTATTGGCAAAGATAAATTAATAGCGCCAAGCGATAAAATAAGAATTGGCTGTATCGGGCTTGGCTGGCAAGGACCTTGGAATATGGATATGTTCCTTAATGAATCCGACGCGGTTGTCGTTGCAGTTTGTGATATTGATAAAAATCATTTGATGGAAGGTAAAAATCAAGTAGATACTTATTATGGAAATAACGACTGCGCTACCTACCATAGTTATGAAGAAATAATAGCAAGAAATGATATTGATGTTCTTTCTATTGCGGTACCTGATCATTGGCACGCAATAATTGCGATTGCCGCGCTTAAAGCCGGTAAAGATGTTTATGGTGAAAAACCGCTTTCACATAATTTAATGGAAGGCAGAGCAATTTGCGATACCGTTAAAGAATATAATAGAATTTGGCAGACCGGAAGCTGGCAAAGATCACAGAATCATTTTAGATTTGCCTGCGAGCTCGTTAGAAATGGAAGAATCGGAAAGGTTCATACTGTTGAAGTCGGATTACCTTCAGGAAATTCCGACTTTGGAGGGAATGATATTATTACCGACCCTCCGAAAGAATTGGATTATGAACGCTGGCTTGGACCTGCGCCGTTAGCTCCTTATGCTTCAGCACGCGTACATAAAAGCTGGAGATGGAATTTAGATTACGGCGGCGGACAATTATTAGATTGGATAGGACATCACGGCGATATTGCTCATTGGGGATTGGGAATTGATAATACAGGACCCGTAGAAATTTCGGGCGTTGGTGAATATCCGAAAACCGGATTATGGAATACAGCAACGAGATATAGAGTTGAAACCAAATATGCAGATGGTTTGAAAATGATTCTGGCCGGCGGACACAATGATGTTTGCAACGGAAGATCCGGTACAAAATGGATTGGAGATGAAGGTTGGATTTGGGTGGACCGCGGCAATAGTTTGGATGCAAGTAATAAACTTATTTTAAATGATACTATTAAACCAAACGAAATACACTTAATAAAATCGCCCGGACACGTGAGGAATTTTTTAGATTCGGTAAGAAGCAGGCAAGAAACTATTGCTCCTTGTGAAAACGCTCATCGATCTGCTACACCAGGGCATTTGGGACAAATAGCAATGTTATTGGGAAGAACAATTAAATTCAATCCGGAAACTGAAGAAATTATTGACGATCCGGTTGCTTCAAGACTTCTCGGCAGACCAATGAGAAGTCCGTATCACATTTAA
- a CDS encoding HEAT repeat domain-containing protein encodes MQRSNYIERTIGIISCFSFVLMLFLSIQLNAQVIPSELLDSIKNYKIGDDRSNLSEIYKIVIDAKNNQNKNAEVEKELLSFFKSDASFDAKQFVSRELRIVGGESSAKELKIFLNDEKLSDLVRYAIEDIQSPEVDKVLIEALPQGSDRIKIGIINSLGFRKSQNAVDAIAKYINDKNINLSFAAISALGKIANEKCITVLDKNLNVKNESLRNVILNSYLRCADNLLLKKKQIEAYNNYSKIYQLQNAPMSIKKAALTGILNSAPNKEQEILDRIKSSPDELKIVPISKIRDLKNISDINKFSSLLGNLNPANQIQLLGIFSETSNAQVKPSVMSLLNSDVELVRTAAIKTLSKIGDKTDVIKLAKIAVEKSGIEAEAAQNSLDLLSNTDVDKEIITNLNSSNDDLKIVLIKSIGNRGYSAALNTILELTNSDNRLIKNEAFKTIGEIGESKDIGKVIDILKKLQDNSDKRKAEFTISTIMKKSEVSKDISVLLIKELNNTKNVNDKTSFLRLLGQTDDENAYGILVKELGNSNNEIKTAAINGLSLWQNPKPRDILLKTAQTSADDVQSAALKGFTNFIEMDKNLTVDQKVELYKKSLELSKSSNEKNIALDGIGHLDSFESLEVLKSFLNQDDIKEIVDDGINRISWHLFPSDPAKVKEYLNYFLSKVKDEKFQTKNKELLNAIDRYVERNK; translated from the coding sequence ATGCAGAGATCAAATTATATTGAAAGAACAATTGGAATTATTTCTTGCTTTTCATTTGTTCTAATGCTTTTTCTATCAATTCAACTAAACGCACAGGTTATTCCAAGTGAGTTATTGGATTCGATCAAGAATTATAAAATTGGCGATGACAGAAGTAATCTATCAGAAATATATAAAATTGTTATTGACGCAAAAAATAACCAAAACAAAAATGCAGAAGTCGAAAAAGAATTATTGAGTTTTTTCAAATCTGACGCCTCATTCGATGCGAAACAATTTGTAAGCAGAGAATTAAGAATTGTTGGAGGTGAAAGTTCTGCAAAAGAATTAAAAATATTTTTAAACGATGAAAAGCTTAGTGATTTGGTAAGATACGCGATTGAAGATATTCAATCTCCCGAAGTTGATAAAGTTCTTATTGAAGCGCTCCCACAAGGTTCGGATAGAATTAAAATCGGAATAATAAATTCCTTAGGATTCAGAAAATCACAAAATGCCGTTGATGCAATTGCAAAATATATTAATGATAAAAATATAAATCTTTCATTCGCGGCTATTTCCGCTTTAGGAAAAATAGCAAATGAAAAATGTATTACAGTTTTAGATAAAAACCTAAATGTTAAAAATGAATCTCTAAGAAATGTTATATTAAATTCTTATTTAAGATGTGCTGATAATTTACTTCTTAAGAAAAAACAAATTGAAGCTTACAACAATTACAGTAAAATTTATCAGCTTCAAAATGCGCCAATGTCTATTAAGAAAGCAGCTTTAACAGGCATTTTAAATTCAGCTCCAAACAAAGAACAAGAAATATTAGATAGAATAAAATCTTCACCCGATGAATTAAAAATAGTGCCAATTTCAAAAATTAGGGATTTAAAAAATATAAGTGATATTAACAAATTTTCATCTTTACTCGGCAATTTAAATCCGGCGAATCAAATTCAATTATTGGGAATATTTAGTGAAACAAGTAATGCTCAAGTTAAGCCTTCGGTAATGAGTTTATTAAACTCCGATGTTGAATTGGTAAGAACAGCGGCAATTAAAACTCTTTCCAAAATTGGAGATAAAACAGATGTAATTAAACTGGCAAAAATTGCAGTGGAAAAATCCGGCATAGAAGCCGAAGCAGCTCAAAATTCTTTAGATTTACTAAGCAATACGGATGTTGATAAAGAAATTATCACAAATCTAAATTCATCAAACGATGATTTAAAAATCGTACTTATTAAATCCATCGGCAACAGAGGTTATTCCGCCGCATTAAATACCATTTTAGAATTAACAAATTCTGATAACCGTTTGATTAAAAATGAGGCATTTAAAACCATCGGTGAAATTGGAGAATCAAAGGATATCGGCAAAGTAATTGACATACTTAAAAAACTGCAGGATAACTCGGATAAAAGAAAAGCAGAATTTACAATTTCAACTATTATGAAAAAATCCGAAGTATCAAAAGATATTTCCGTATTACTAATTAAGGAATTGAATAATACCAAAAACGTAAATGATAAAACATCTTTCTTAAGATTACTGGGTCAAACAGATGATGAAAATGCTTATGGTATTTTAGTAAAGGAACTTGGTAATTCAAATAATGAAATTAAGACTGCGGCAATAAACGGACTTTCATTATGGCAAAATCCAAAACCGAGAGATATATTGCTTAAAACCGCACAAACTTCAGCTGATGATGTCCAAAGCGCCGCATTAAAAGGATTCACTAATTTTATTGAAATGGATAAAAATCTAACTGTAGATCAAAAGGTTGAACTTTACAAAAAATCATTGGAACTATCAAAATCGAGTAATGAAAAAAATATTGCTTTGGATGGAATTGGACATCTTGATTCATTCGAATCATTGGAAGTATTAAAATCATTCTTAAATCAAGATGATATTAAAGAAATTGTAGATGATGGAATAAATAGAATTTCATGGCACTTATTCCCTTCTGATCCCGCAAAAGTTAAAGAATATTTAAATTATTTTTTATCTAAAGTTAAGGATGAAAAATTTCAGACTAAGAATAAAGAATTATTGAATGCAATTGATAGATATGTAGAAAGAAACAAATAA